One genomic segment of Panicum virgatum strain AP13 chromosome 2N, P.virgatum_v5, whole genome shotgun sequence includes these proteins:
- the LOC120661998 gene encoding probable carboxylesterase 18, whose protein sequence is MAGGAGQDAARAPPALPWTVRLQLFGIVTAAGATMRRDGTINRFVYNLLDRRVRARARPDGSGVRSADVGVGAPRGLWARVFSPSGAAGAPLPVLIYFHGGGFALLSAASAPYDAMCRRFCRELGAVVVSVNYRLAPEHRCPAAYDDGVDMLRYLASTGLPGISVPVDFSGCFLAGDSAGGNIAHHVARRWTASTTSSESPPPSNPIRLAGIILVQPYFGGEQRTDTELRLDGKAPVLTMRGSDWAWTAFLPEGADRNHPAAHVTDENAGLDDGFPPAMVVIGGLDLLQDWQRRYADVLRRKGKAVRVVEYPEAIHTFYLFPVLPDSGRLVEEMKAFMEESNASELTT, encoded by the coding sequence ATGGCAGGGGGCGCAGGGCAggacgcggcgcgcgcgccgccggcgctaccgtggacGGTGCGTCTCCAGCTCTTCGGCATCGtgacggccgccggcgccacgaTGCGGCGCGACGGCACGATCAACCGCTTCGTCTACAACCTCCTCGACCGCCGGGTCCGCGCCAGAGCGCGGCCGGACGGGTCCGGCGTCCGGTCCGccgacgtcggcgtcggcgcgccgcgcggccTGTGGGCGCGCGTCTTCTCGCCGTCGGGGGCGGCCGGGGCGCCGCTCCCCGTGCTCATCTacttccacggcggcggcttcgcGCTGCTCTCGGCGGCCTCGGCCCCCTACGACGCCATGTGCCGCCGGTTCTGCCGCGAGCTCGGCGCCGTCGTCGTGTCCGTCAACTACCGCCTCGCGCCCGAGCACCGCTGCCCCGCCGCCTACGACGACGGCGTGGACATGCTCCGCTACCTCGCATCCACCGGCCTCCCAGGCATCTCTGTTCCGGTGGACTTCTCCGGATGCTTCCTCGCCGGGGACAGCGCCGGCGGCAACATCGCCCACCACGTGGCGCGACGCTGGACGGCAAGCACCACCTCCTCAGAGTCGCCGCCTCCGTCCAACCCAATTCGCCTCGCTGGCATCATCCTGGTGCAGCCGTACTTTGGCGGCGAGCAGCGGACGGACACGGAGCTGAGGCTGGACGGCAAGGCGCCGGTGCTGACCATGCGGGGCTCGGACTGGGCGTGGACGGCGTTCCTGCCGGAGGGCGCCGACCGGAACCACCCCGCCGCGCACGTGACCGACGAGAACGCCGGCCTGGACGACGGCTTCCCGCCTGCGATGGTGGTGATCGGCGGGCTGGACCTGCTACAGGACTGGCAGCGGCGGTACGCCGACGTGCTGCGGCGGAAGGGGAAAGCGGTGCGGGTGGTGGAGTACCCGGAGGCCATTCACACGTTCTACTTGTTCCCCGTGCTCCCCGACTCCGGCAGGCTCGTCGAGGAGATGAAAGCGTTCATGGAAGAGAGCAACGCGTCCGAGCTGACTACTTGA
- the LOC120661999 gene encoding ATP synthase mitochondrial F1 complex assembly factor 2-like, whose product MATLAARRRLLPRWVAGGRGRLLGTAAEASPGGEEARGGGGGGGGSDGAIYVKKPAAAAAVTTRDETSVAMPTSFMTGSVVGKRFYRDATVRRADDGNGWTVMLDYRTLKSPAKRPLKLPSRSLAMAIAAEWEYQESDGIRPFTMPLMKLACTALERVPLTRAKVIDNLMKKFHQDLVFCRSPADSELTIGVHQKQKEKIDPILDWVNTEFGFKPVVYTTFLGGKQDEGLTKAVETVLKKTTDCELASIDAMAAAAHSLVIPLAIFRERLGIDEAIELIRLEEDHQVDRWGLVEGGHDVDIADLKVQMSSAVVFLGLSRGM is encoded by the exons ATGGCGACGCtcgcagcccgccgccgcctcctgccgcgatgggtggccggcgggcggggccggctgctcggcacggcggcggaggcttctccgggaggggaggaggcgcgaggaggagggggaggtggaggtggatcagATGGCGCGATCTACGTGAAgaagccggccgccgctgcggcggtGACGACAAGGGACGAGACGTCAGTGGCGATGCCGACGTCGTTCATGACGGGGTCCGTTGTCGGGAAGCGCTTCTACCGCGACGCCACCGTGCGGCGCGCCGACGACGGTAACGGGTGGACCGTGATGCTGGACTACCGCACCCTCAAGTCGCCGGCCAAGCGGCCGCTGAAGCTACCCTCGCGCTCGCTCGCCatggccatcgccgccgagtGGGAGTACCAG GAGTCGGATGGAATTCGACCTTTTACAATGCCTCTCATGAAGCTTGCTTGCACTGCATTGGAGAGAGTTCCTTTGACACGTGCAAAAGTAATTGATaatttgatgaagaaatttcatCAAGATTTGGTGTTTTGCCGCTCACCTGCCGATAGTGAACTGACCATAGGAGTTCATC AAAAGCAAAAGGAGAAAATTGATCCCATACTGGACTGGGTAAACACAGAATTTGGGTTCAAGCCTGTTGTATACACAACCTTTTTGGGGGGCAAGCAAGATGAGGGCCTCACTAAGGCTGTAGAAACTGTTTTGAAGAAAACAACTGATTGTGAACTGGCGTCCATTGATGCTATGGCTGCAGCAGCCCACTCCCTGGTGATCCCTCTTGCAATATTTAGAGAAAGGTTGGGAATTGATGAGGCCATTGAGTTGATCAGGCTAGAAGAAGACCACCAG GTTGATAGATGGGGTTTGGTTGAAGGAGGTCATGACGTTGATATTGCAGATCTTAAGGTGCAAATGTCTTCGGCTGTTGTGTTTCTTGGACTTTCGCGAGGGATGTGA